The following coding sequences lie in one Trichoderma breve strain T069 chromosome 1, whole genome shotgun sequence genomic window:
- a CDS encoding SHNi-TPR domain-containing protein, which yields MTEPIAETRPVEEAAPAEETTTDETIKASTTEEVKAETGTETPTVAQADLELEDDDDIKSKKVTLADLSAKGTALYAHKKYEAAADIFSRASILQAEINGELAPENAEILFHYGRSLFKVGQSKSDVLGGSAPAPAEKKTKSGSGASSKKATKADEGEGAQEGGAEQGKDKKNEEKDDVPEGKKLFFQFTGDENFDESDEDEGQEEGDQDEEEDDDLATAFEILELARVCYQKQLDQLREEEAQGEDESKGKGKEVAKEDSSAVRHIKERLAETHDCLAEISLENERYPNAIEDGRTSLNYKVELYPEESEIIAEAHYKLSLALEFASLTVADDEGKNTKREEIDQGLRDEAVAEMELAIKSFKLKMQAIEVEIASSASPEDNELSRKAVEEMKEVIAELEQRLVDLKKDPLSANDLLGDGANPLGGILGAAFGQSAAEVQARVEEASKNAVDLTSLVRKKKAKDDDAVNGSGNTKRKADEESSELEMKRTKVDEEEQTAEADK from the exons ATGACAGAACCAATTGCCGAGACGCGACCAGTCGAGGAGGCTGCGCCTGCCGAGGAGACGACTACCGACGAGACAATCAAGGCCTCTACTACTGAAGAAGTAAAGGCAGAGACAGGGACAGAAACCCCAACTGTGGCTCAAGCCGACCTAGAGcttgaggacgacgatgacatcAAGTCAAAAAAGGTTACCCTCGCCGACCTGAGCGCCAAGGGTACCGCGCTCTATGCCCACAAGAAGTACGAAGCAGCCGCCGACATCTTCTCGAGAGCGAGCATCCTCCAAGCGGAAATCAATGGCGAGCTGGCGCCGGAGAACGCTGAGATCCTCTTCCACTACGGCCGTAGCTTGTTCAAGGTCGGCCAGAGCAAGAGTGACGTCCTCGGTGGCTCTGCTCCCGCTCCCGcggagaaaaagacaaagtcAGGCAGCGGTGCGTCCTCTAAGAAAGCTACCAAAGCAgacgagggagagggagCTCAGGAAGGCGGGGCCGAACaaggaaaagacaagaagaacgaggagaaggacgaCGTTCCAGAAGGaaagaagctcttcttccaatttACGGGCGATGAGAACTTTGACGAGtctgacgaagacgag GGCCAGGAAGAAGGAGaccaagacgaagaggaagacgacgatcTTGCCACTGCCTTTGAGATTCTCGAACTCGCGCGCGTTTGCTaccagaagcagctggatcagctgagagaggaggaagcgcaGGGCGAAGACGAGAGCAAAGGCAAGGGCAAAGAAGTCGCCAAGGAAGACTCCTCGGCCGTCAGACACATCAAAGAGCGTCTTGCAGAGACCCACGACTGTCTTGCTGAAATCTCTCTCGAGAACGAACG GTATCCTAATGCGATCGAAGACGGCCGTACATCTCTCAACTACAAGGTAGAGCTCTATCCTGAAGAATCCGAAATCATTGCCGAGGCACACTACAAGCTTTCCCTGGCGCTAGAGTTTGCCTCTCTCACGgttgccgatgatgagggcAAGAACACCAAGCGCGAGGAGATTGATCAGGGCCTGCGCGACGAGGCTGTTGCCGAGATGGAGCTTGCTATCAAGAGTTTTAAGCTTAAGATGCAGGCCATCGAAGTCGAGATTGCTAGCTCAGCGTCCCCAGAGGACAATGAATTGTCTCgcaaggctgttgaagagatgaaggaagTTATTGCTGAATTGGAGCAAAGG CTCGTCGACCTGAAGAAGGATCCTCTCAGTGCGAATGATCTGCTGGGTGACGGAGCCAACCCTCTGGGCGGCATCCTCGGCGCGGCGTTTGGTCAATCCGCCGCTGAGGTACAGGCTCGCGTCGAAGAGGCCAGTAAGAACGCCGTGGACCTGACGAGTCTTGttcgcaagaagaaggccaaggacgatgatgccgtcaacgGCAGCGGTAATACTAAGCGcaaggccgacgaggagTCTTCCGAGCTTGAAATGAAGAGGACCAaggtggatgaggaggagcagaCCGCCGAAGCTGATAAATGA
- a CDS encoding type I 3-dehydroquinase domain-containing protein: protein MAAVQQLLASPSPAPAPVSSQRINDTSASADMEIDSTSNDPVMIDSGLMKGAPQTGDSRIAVIVYGQGQENVVSVFAEVLGKPVKLKRSFKDVDHEDEGFVIGLALQEAKQDVEDRDQQLLVAINAHCVNLGMPPDLHLSIHCDYEFLYTETPFCRRDLARFISFTLGQTSPHSQLMAKPRTFFISTTFPDVQAALPNLDILTVGADAVEIRVDLLREPRGDGTFSDIPSLSYVGQQVMLLRQRTELPIIFTTRCTKENGKFPMDNPDLYYEYLYRAVQWGVEYIDVELWLPEHIRKKLYEKRGNSRIMSAFHDFSGTFKWPSQYAQDVFVKSRQYADIVKMIAIINDHNENFELEYFRSKIRAQYPDAPPLSAVNMGEIGQFSRTLNTVFSPITHPLLPIIAAPGQMSTAEINGALALLGQLPKKYFYGISSAAARSIAPRAPFYEKCFNELGLPHQFAVVERQHNNPAGIQSWCNQRDFGGAYLDPGLSYQTIMKHNPWFSTLNNGQGPTLSEAAQGIGIIDTIVPGLAPNTSLIFDNASWRGILSTLTRDLAPSAYFGRTAVVLALTADDAAPVFFALKALKMSKIYTVGFRTPSGLARNAPPIEQFISMESLQRARSVADNRAPFVIISALGRGKSNIVGMMLRVFGEAGPPGSSNTKKVFLNLAEAASQQKNDPIVVAEQSGFTAYDAADVAAFTTVESLRLLVGQNVPYSFVRLASGRNLF, encoded by the exons ATGGCTGCTGTCCAGCAGTTGCTGGCAAGCCCATCGCCCGCGCCAGCGCCAGTATCGTCACAGCGCATCAACGACACCTCAGCCTCTGCCGACATGGAGATtgacagcaccagcaatgACCCGGTTATGATTGATAGCGGGCTGATGAAGGGTGCGCCACAAACGGGGGATTCTCGAATAGCTGTTATTGTGTATGGACAGGGACAAGAAAATGTTGTGTCCGTATTCGCCGAGGTACTGGGCAAACCGGTTAAATTGAAGCGATCGTTCAAAGACGTCGACCACGAGGATGAAGGTTTCGTGATTGGCCTTGCTCTGcaggaggccaagcaggaTGTGGAGGATCGGGACCAGCAACTGCTCGTAGCCATCAATGCTCACTGCGTCAACCTAGGAATGCCTCCGGACCTGCATCTGTCGATCCATTGCGACTATGAGTTTCTCTACACCGAAACCCCCTTTTGCAGACGCGATCTCGCTCGATTCATCTCATTCACACTCGGCCAGACCAGCCCGCACAGCCAATTGATGGCCAAGCCGAGGACGTTTTTCATTTCCACCACGTTTCCCGATGTCCAGGCGGCTCTTCCCAACTTGGACATTCTCACAGTAGGAGCTGATGCGGTTGAGATTCGCGTGGACCTTTTGCGCGAACCCCGGGGCGACGGGACCTTTTCTGATATCCCAAGCCTGAGTTATGTCGGACAGCAGGTCATGCTACTGCGGCAGAGAACCGAGCTTCCCATCATTTTCACCACTAGATGCACCAAAGAGAATGGAAAATTTCCCATGGACAATCCCGATCTATACTATGAATATCTATACCGAGCGGTCCAGTGGGGTGTAGAGTACATCGATGTCGAGCTGTGGCTACCGGAGCACATTCGAAAGAAGCTGTACGAAAAGAGAGGCAACTCTCGCATCATGTCTGCCTTCCACGACTTCTCGGGCACCTTCAAATGGCCGTCCCAATACGCACAGGATGTTTTTGTAAAGTCCAGGCAGTACGCCGACATTGTCAAGATGATTGCAATCATCAACGATCACAACGAAAACTTTGAGCTCGAGTACTTTCGCTCCAAGATACGGGCACAGTATCCAGATGCACCACCGCTGTCGGCTGTCAACATGGGCGAGATTGGTCAGTTTTCGCGAACGCTCAACACGGTCTTCTCGCCCATCACTCACCCTCTTTtgcccatcatcgccgcccCTGGCCAGATGAGCACTGCCGAAATCAACGGCGCCCTGGCATTGTTGGGCCAGCTCCCAAAGAAGTACTTTTACGGCATCagcagtgctgctgctcgaagCATTGCGCCGCGGGCACCCTTTTACGAAAAGTGCTTCAACGAGTTAGGATTGCCGCATCAATTCGCCGTGGTGGAGCGCCAGCACAACAATCCGGCGGGCATTCAATCGTGGTGCAACCAGAGGGACTTTGGAGGAGCCTATCTCGACCCGGGGCTGTCATACCAGACCATTATGAAGCACAACCCGTGGTTTTCGACCCTGAACAACGGCCAGGGCCCAACGCTGTCCGAGGCGGCTCAGGGGATCGGTATCATCGACACAATCGTT CCTGGCCTCGCCCCCAACACGTCATTGATCTTCGACAATGCCAGCTGGAGGGGCATCCTGTCCACGCTGACTCGCGATCTAGCCCCCTCTGCTTATTTCGGCCGAACCGCGGTGGTGCTGGCTTTGACGGCCGACGACGCTGCGCCTGTCTTCTTCGCATTAAAGGCGCTCAAAATGTCAAAGATATACACAGTCGGCTTCAGGACACCATCCGGGCTGGCCCGCAATGCCCCTCCGATCGAACAGTTTATCAGCATGGAGAGCCTTCAACGAGCCCGATCCGTGGCGGACAACCGAGCGCCATTTGTCATTATCTCAGCATTGGGCCGAGGCAAGAGCAACATTGTCGGCATGATGCTGCGAGTCTTTGGAGAAGCCGGTCCCCCCGGGTCGTCGAACACGAAGAAGGTCTTTTTGAACCTTGCCGAGGCGGCGTCACAGCAGAAGAACGACCCTATAGTAGTCGCGGAACAAAGCGGATTCACCGCATATGATGCTGCAGACGTTGCGGCCTTTACAACGGTCGAGAGCCTACGGCTGCTGGTCGGACAAAACGTACCATACAGCTTCGTCCGGCTGGCAAGCGGACGAAATTTATTCTGA
- a CDS encoding fungal specific transcription factor domain-containing protein, translating to MNAPHRPPAQPVALPPQRPQVGIERLPTRNVTTEPRESMNCKSCRKRKIKCNRLRPSCEACLVFQCPCIYDAVPKKRGPKTDVLEALLKRVDGLEAKLKEKNAEGEQGSASSTTENQETSTTESSTKRQPAERDIAEPVAKRRATEEKTTPNVTELPLYSPQTSTTGEPATPSIQTDALLDTYFTRFHNKPFHIFDESLIRKRVNQNQLPPFLFDAIAAVAARHTPHPLGFRAAVKLGDEYASRARSAIDIDEPSIDNLQAIVLLAIAFTASGKGRKAFMLISNAIGMIMALELHREVDQQAQVTPTERETRRQLFWSCYLLDRFAACGSKRPSLISDDSIALRLPSWYSAASNLHVDGDFFLCGSNLQYFQGSGKKSQGTSGMLIDITRILGVTNRYLAAGGVKGDSHFPWHSLSNLSKIRQDLDVWASGTDGIFASMDVLFGQQDSTTLVLCKLIYHLIHCLIYRPFLPISLAELAGNGQHQSWQIEATNMCFFHANAITELAEMGRQMQTIEWPSFVGYCICTAGTVHIHGAHYGKQGTSGEISVFSSSSDFLSREMQLLSDLRFTWAIVQHQRDMLQRLYEAHRELVKTITGNAMRYTPGFQLEDFFDRYSNIGGPGGPTFHFDTANLSLADELVDYSNEPTPLPDIQSPWPTENRPNLKRKNTSQSSIQGIPLPLTPTMTVTSYPRQSVSMQSGLMPAPSTPGVGAMAEMMPAHMEAQRQQHHMGTMRNTVDVTSAAHPAMAGFGLGHPAHAGVGGMASMGGMTFSPAFNYNLGPSHAAGGVPQPQVINDASGGFDAMFGPSAFNSPAQWQPAVGQATPGATAPSPSTKSNTGSTGTTEEKDPFMSLLEQLANDEQRQNSGLKSELDFFLTGGSTS from the exons ATGAACGCTCCGCATCGTCCTCCGGCCCAGCCTGTGGCCTTGCCGCCCCAGCGGCCGCAGGTTGGCATTGAGCGCTTGCCGACTCGGAATGTCACCACGGAGCCCCGTGAATCCATGAATTGCAAGTCATGCCGGAAGCGAAAG ATCAAGTGTAATCGCCTTCGCCCATCTTGCGAGGCGTGCCTGGTGTTTCAATGCCCTTGTATATACG ATGCCGTACCGAAGAAGCGTGGACCAAAGACGGATGTCTTGGAGGCCCTCTTGAAGAGAGTGGATGGGCTAgaagccaagctcaaggagaagaatgcCGAAGGCGAGCAGGGTTCCGCATCATCGACCACGGAAAATCAAGAGACCTCAACGACTGAATCGTCGACAAAGAGGCAACCTGCTGAGCGAGATATTGCGGAACCTGTTGCCAAGCGACGGGCGACCGAAGAAAAGACGACACCCAATGTCACGGAGCTGCCACTTTACTCCCCGCAGACCTCGACAACTGG GGAACCTGCCACCCCTTCCATACAGACAGACGCTCTTCTTGATACATATTTTACCCGCTTCCACAATAAGCCGTTCCACATCTTTGACGAGTCCTTGATCCGAAAACGCGTCAACCAAAACCAGCTCCCTCCTTTCTTATTCGATGCCATTGCCGCGGTCGCTGCTAG GCATACACCGCATCCTCTCGGTTTCCGTGCGGCTGTCAAGTTGGGCGACGAATATGCCTCTCGCGCGAGGAGTGCCATTGACATCGATGAGCCTTCCATTGATAACCTCCAAGCAATTGTTTTACTTGCAATTGCATTCACGGCCTCGGGCAAAGGGAGGAAAGCCTTTATGTTAATAA GCAACGCCATTGGCATGATTATGGCACTCGAATTGCATCGCGAGGTGGACCAACAGGCACAGGTAACCCCGACGGAACGGGAAACGCGGAGACAACTCTTCTGGTCATGCTATCTCCTGGATCGCTTTGCGGCCTGCGGTTCTAAGCGCCCATCCCTCATTAGTGACGATTCCATCGCATTACGACTCCCATCATGGTATTCGGCGGCCTCCAATCTTCATGTGGACGGTGATTTCTTTCTCTGCGGATCTAACCTGCAGTACTTTCAGGGCAGTGGCAAGAAGTCCCAGGGCACCTCAGGTATGCTTATCGACATAACGCGCATTCTCGGTGTGACGAATCGATATCTGGCGGCAGGAGGCGTCAAGGGCGATTCGCATTTCCCTTGGCACTCTCTGTCAAATCTATCCAAGATTAGGCAGGATCTCGACGTGTGGGCATCTGGCACGGATGGCATATTCGCATCGATGGACGTCCTCTTCGGTCAGCAAGATTCGACTACTCTTGTCTTATGCAAGCTCATATATCACCTCATCCACTGTCTGATCTACCGACCATTCCTCCCAATCAGCCTAGCCGAATTGGCGGGAAATGGACAGCACCAGTCGTGGCAGATTGAGGCGACCAACATGTGCTTCTTCCATGCAAATGCCATTACGGAGCTCGCCGAAATGGGTAGGCAGATGCAGACTATTGAGTGGCCATCGTTTGTCGGTTACTGCATCTGCACCGCCGGTACCGTCCACATTCACGGCGCACACTATGGCAAGCAAGGCACCAGCGGCGAAATCAGTGTCTTTAGCTCTTCTTCGGATTTCTTGTCACGCGAGATGCAGCTGTTGAGCGACCTGCGGTTTACGTGGGCCATTGTTCAGCACCAGCGGGATATGCTCCAGCGGCTCTACGAAGCCCACAGAGAGCTGGTAAAGACGATTACCGGGAACGCAATGCGCTACACACCCGGCTTTCAGCTTGAAGACTTCTTCGATAGGTATTCCAACATTGGTGGACCTGGGGGACCGACTTTCCATTTCGATACCGCGAACCTTAGCCTGGCAGACGAATTGGTCGACTACTCCAACGAGCCCACTCCTTTGCCTGACATACAATCACCCTGGCCAACGGAAAACAGGCCAAATCTCAAGCGGAAGAACACGTCTCAGTCTTCCATTCAAGGCATCCCTCTGCCCCTCACGCCTACAATGACGGTGACGAGCTATCCCCGCCAGTCCGTATCCATGCAATCTGGCTTAATGCCGGCACCGTCAACACCCGGCGTTGGTGCTATGGCGGAGATGATGCCCGCTCATATGGAGGcccagcggcagcagcaccacATGGGTACCATGCGCAACACTGTGGATGTCACTTCGGCCGCCCAtccagccatggccggcTTTGGACTTGGGCACCCTGCTCATGCCGGCGTAGGAGGCATGGCCTCCATGGGTGGTATGACGTTCAGTCCTGCTTTCAACTATAATCTTGGACCTTCACACGCAGCGGGCGGCGTCCCTCAACCACAAGTAATCAATGACGCGAGCGGAGGCTTCGATGCCATGTTCGGACCCAGCGCTTTCAATAGCCCAGCCCAATGGCAACCAGCAGTCGGCCAGGCGACACCGGGCGCCACCGCTCCCAGTCCAAGCACGAAGAGCAACACAGGCAGCACCGGTACAACGGAGGAGAAGGACCCTTTTATGAGCCTCTTGGAACAGCTTGCCAACGatgagcagcggcagaaTAGCGGGTTGAAGAGCGAgcttgatttcttcttgacagGCGGCAGTACTTCATGA
- a CDS encoding major facilitator superfamily domain-containing protein translates to MPTARDTSAELPPEQTALLAGHEPLLGDASPGRWTDAGVAPDGQEEASRRQTTEGGGALDGSNHEVGFARGVAIGISLFVLIFIHSTNMSGLTMIQGPLAIDLHAPTLAMWFTTSYFISASSLLPVIGRLAQIFSPRAVVLPCVALFAFGSLFASQARSFAAFVAGRIVMGGGGAGIVVMAVVFVIELTDKKTRGVMIGFVNAAFTMGVSVGAAVYGVLHPVVGWRPLFWFQTPITIIAGIGLYLSLPPSMSSPPAQQNGKPIPLSRKLASIDYLGAILLTLTIILFLYSLAGDIHPTPLILSLFSLIAFVTTEFRLATNPIIPLSVLSSRGVLLSCLAQLGLITARWSILFYTPVFMLAVRASPPATAGAVLIFTNLGFSLGGLAIGYLHIRRAGSYYAAQLLSLTFSFITIAFLAVISHPTTPSLVFIAIVTLNGVTTGIALNYALVHILHLSHPSTEYVTTSLLATFRGFGGSFGTSLGGGIFYRVLRDRLVAGFLALDGTPELGPARRKLVDRLLGSPDLVWYGDDVLAPQERHVAVDGYATAIKGVWQAAAVLALVVIVVQAAAGWTSPREEAEGRLHEDEE, encoded by the exons ATGCCCACCGCTCGCGACACCAGCGCCGAGCTGCCGCCGGAGCAAACGGCGCTGCTGGCCGGCCACGAGCCGCTCCTCGGCGATGCTTCGCCCGGAAGATGGACGGACGCCGGTGTGGCGCCGGATGGGCAGGAAGAAGCCTCGCGGCGACAGACGAcggagggaggaggagctctAGATGGATCGAACCACGAGGTGGGCTTTGCTCGGGGCGTGGCCATTGGCATCAGCTTGTTTgtgctcatcttcatccact caacaaacaTGTCCGGCCTCACCATGATCCAAGGCCCCCTCGCCATCGACCTCCACGCCCCCACCCTCGCCATGTGGTTCACCACCAGCTACTTcatctccgcctcctccctcctccccgTCATCGGCCGTCTCGCCCAAATCTTCTCCCCCCGAGCCGTCGTCCTCCCTTGCGTCGCGCTCTTCGCATTCGGCAGCCTCTTCGCCTCCCAGGCGCGCtcctttgctgcctttgtggCCGGCAGGATCGTCATGGGCGGAGGGGGCGCGggcatcgtcgtcatggCGGTGGTTTTCGTGATTGAGCTCACtgacaagaagacgaggggCGTCATGATTGGGTTCGTGAATGCGGCGTTTACCATGGGCGTTTCTGTGGGTGCGGCGGTGTATGGCGTGTTGCACCCCGTTGTTGGATGG AGACCCCTGTTCTGGTTCCAAACCCCCATCACAATCATCGCCGGCATTGGCCTCTATCTCAGCCTCCCACCCTCCATGTCATCCCCCCCAGCACAACAAAACGGCAAACCCATCCCCCTGAGCCGTAAACTCGCCAGCATAGACTATCTCGGCGCAATCCTCCTC ACCCTCAcaatcatcctcttcctctactCCCTCGCAGGCGACATCCATCCAACCCCCCTcatcctctccctcttctccctcatcgCCTTCGTAACCACAGAGTTCCGCCTCGCAACCAACCCCATCATCCCCCTATCCGTCCTCTCCTCCCGCGGCGTCCTGCTCTCCTGCCTCGCCCAGCTCGGCCTCATCACCGCCCGCTGGAGCATCCTCTTCTACACCCCCGTCTTCATGCTCGCCGTCCGCGCCAGCCCTCCCGCCACCGCCGGCgccgtcctcatcttcaccaaccTCGGCTTCTCCCTCGGCGGCCTCGCCATCGGCTACTTGCACATCCGCCGCGCCGGCTCCTACTACGCCGCCCAACTTCTCTCCCTCaccttctccttcatcacaATCGCCTTCCTGGCCGTGATATCCCACCCAACCACCCCGtccctcgtcttcatcgccataGTCACCCTCAACGGCGTAACAACCGGCATCGCCCTCAACTACGCCCTCGTCCACATCCTCCACCTCAGCCACCCCAGCACCGAATACGTCACCACCAGCCTGCTCGCCACCTTCCGCGGCTTCGGCGGCAGCTTCGGCACCTccctcggcggcggcatcttcTACCGCGTCCTGCGCGACCGCCTCGTCGCCGGCTTCCTGGCCCTCGACGGCACCCCCGAGCTCGGCCCGGCCCGCAGGAAGCTCGTCGACCGCCTGCTCGGGTCGCCCGATCTCGTGTGGTACGGCGACGACGTGCTGGCGCCGCAGGAGAGGCACGTTGCCGTTGACGGATATGCGACTGCCATCAAGGGCGTGTGGCAAGCCGCTGCCGTCTTGGCATTGGTCGTGATTGTGGTACAGGCCGCCGCTGGGTGGACATCACCCAGAGAGGAGGCAGAAGGGAGGCTTcacgaagacgaagagtgA
- a CDS encoding major facilitator superfamily domain-containing protein, translating to MDSDSDVEPGGSIANRGPAVLAVTTATLVLASVFVFARMISRYFIVKRFTWDDRIILLAWLISFFLSFTICFGVANGLGKHDTDIPTSQIPTLRRCEYVFSILYNPALMATKTSILIFYLRLARNTQMVLRFASWLTLIIVNIAGVVLTFMNIFQCTPVQAAWNANYQGSTKCIPLLTEFICSSPVNIVTDLAILALPIPVLTGMRLPSRQKTILVFTFTLGIFVAVVDVVRIYYLQQAIADVPTGITSDPTSRFGGQADFAYNASLALMWSAVEVNVGTTCACIPTLKPLVLRLLPSMLYNPKNKNGNGTRASPSTTSDKSQSQRPSDNQSLGNNNASGVIKPEPVAHGALGGRQHASPGPDAPMSAMEFLTTPDMTTLGDHLAPPTNSSANRSAIRSRTTNTVSTDHSYENGIYFGFVNMTKPKSMLRANKKESWKYCTIVAILFFLWGISYGLLNTLNNAIAAVNHMSTAQTIGLTSAYFGGGYFFGPLLVGEWILRRDEHSRSKRHRQNDENIGGYKATFITGLCIYGTGTIIFWPSAVTNSFGGFMLSNFVVGFGLSVLEVAANSFMVLCGPQQYGETRLMLAQAVQGVGSVLSGLLAQKVFFTSLSSVDPSGRNSSTTLINVQWTYLGITLLCVVLALFFYYMPLPEVSDSELEESAKLLPVDPCKKSIGGLQLRTISLILAVMAQYMYVGGQESNSTFFNSLLVSIIPGQPKSGMQATSVGHTVFAVSRFSIILCFISALLCVLLKPSNPNLLFIPACLFFFGEGPIWPLIFAIGMRGQGRRTKRAAAFITMGASGPLFFPFIMYGIIVRGGTVQTAFILIVAMQVAMMALPIFLTYVTDARLMVDPRPSRRVLRKEGGRPMDEALADVVVAEPEPRGTDSATITVDFFREPGVAEKSHRGFLDIVTKGLGAKLNGARRKSSPTLEVEHSEGSIDA from the exons ATGGATTCAGATTCAGATGTAGAACCTGGTGGTTCGATAGCAAATCGTGGGCCTGCCGTCCTGGCCGTCACAACAGCAACTCTGGTCCTTGCCTCGGTCTTCGTCTTCGCGCGCATGATCTCTCGCTACTTCATCGTCAAGAGATTCACTTGGGACGATAGAATTATCCTCTTAGCGTGGctcatctctttcttcttgtccttcaCCATCTGCTTCGGCGTCGCCAACGGACTCGGAAAACACGACACCGACATCCCTACATCGCAAATACCCACTCTTCGCCGCTGCGAATATGTCTTCTCTATTCTTTAT AATCCGGCCTTGATGGCTACGAAAACgagcatcctcatcttctaCTTACGCTTGGCTAGAAACACCCAGATGGTCCTGCGCTTCGCTTCATGGCTCActctcatcattgtcaacaTTGCAGGGGTTGTCCTCACCTTCATGAATATCTTTCAGTGTACGCCTGTACAAGCTGCTTGGAACGCAAATTATCAGGGCTCGACGAAATGCATCCCCCTCCTCACCGAATTCATCTGTTCCTCTCCCGTCAACATTGTTACAGACCTTGCTATTCTTGCGCTGCCGATCCCTGTCTTGACTGGCATGCGGCTACCCTCGCGGCAAAAGACCATTCTCGTATTTACCTTTACACTTGGTATTTTCGTTGCCGTCGTAGACGTTGTCCGAATCTATTACCTTCAGCAGGCCATCGCCGACGTTCCTACTGGAATCACCTCTGATCCTACCTCGAGGTTTGGCGGCCAAGCCGACTTTGCCTACAATGCATCACTGGCGCTCATGTGGAGCGCCGTTGAGGTCAATGTGGGTACAACTTGCGCCTGCATTCCTACCTTGAAACCTCTTGTTCTGCGACTTCTGCCCTCCATGCTCTACAaccccaagaacaagaatggcaatggcaCCAGGGCCAGCCCGAGCACTACCAGTGATaaaagccagagccagcGACCTTCTGATAACCAGTCACTGGGTAACAATAACGCATCGGGGGTGATCAAACCGGAACCCGTTGCCCACGGTGCCCTTGGGGGCCGACAACACGCCAGCCCTGGTCCAGATGCGCCCATGAGTGCCATGGAGTTTTTGACCACTCCCGATATGACGACCCTTGGAGACCATCTCGCCCCCCCGACCAATTCTTCTGCCAATCGTTCTGCTATTCGCTCCCGCACCACTAATACGGTCTCGACCGACCATTCCTACGAGAATGGCATATACTTTGGGTTCGTCAACATGACAAAGCCCAAGAGCATGCTTCGAGCCAACAAAAAGGAATCCTGGAAGTATTGCACCATTGTGgccattctcttcttcttgtggGGTATTTCGTACGGATTGCTCAACACGCTCAATAATGCAATTGCTGCGGTGAACCACATGAGCACAGCTCAGACGATCGGCCTGACGAGTGCTTATTTTGGCGGCGGCTACTTCTTTGGTCCTCTACTTGTTGGTGAGTGGATTCTGCGACGGGACGAACATAGCCGATCCAAGCGCCATCGGCAGAATGACGAAAACATTGGGGGCTACAAAGCGACATTCATCACTGGCTTGTGCATTTACGGCACTggcaccatcatcttctggccTTCTGCCGTGACCAATTCTTTTGGTGGCTTCATGCTTAGCAACTTTGTCGTTGGCTTCGGGCTTTCGGTGCTCGAAGTTGCTGCCAACTCCTTCATGGTGCTCTGTGGGCCTCAGCAATACGGCGAGACTCGCCTGATGCTGGCGCAAGCCGTACAGGGCGTCGGCAGCGTGCTCAGCGGCCTTTTGGCACAAAAGGTCTTCTTCACATCGCTGAGCAGTGTTGATCCGAGTGGCCGAAATAGCAGTACCACGCTGATTAATGTTCAGTGGACATACCTCGGCATCACTCTGCTGTGCGTTGTGctcgcccttttcttctactacATGCCGTTGCCCGAGGTTAGCGACAGCGAGCTTGAGGAGTcggccaagctgctgccTGTTGATCCGTGTAAGAAGAGCATCGGTGGTCTGCAGCTGCGAACCATCAGTCTCATTCTAGCCGTCATGGCccagtacatgtatgtgGGTGGCCAAGAAAGCAACAGCACCTTTTTCAACAGTCTGCTCGTCTCTATTATACCTGGTCAGCCCAAGTCCGGCATGCAGGCTACAAGCG TTGGACACACGGTGTTCGCCGTCTCGCG cttcagcatcattCTCTGTTTCATATCGGCTCTCCTTTGTGTCCTCCTGAAGCCTTCCAACCCAAATCTGTTATTTATTCctgcttgtttgtttttctttggcgAAGGCCCCATTTGGCCCCTTATTTTCGCTATTGGCATGCGTGGCCAAGGCAGGAGAACCAAACGGGCGGCCGCCTTTATTACCATGGGTGCTTCCGGCCCTCTATTTTTTCCCTTTATCATGTACGGCATTATTGTACGGGGCGGCACTGTGCAGACGGCGTTTATACTCATTGTAGCCATGCAAGTGGCAATGATGGCTTTGCCGATTTTCCTTACCTACGTCACAGATGCACGCCTGATGGTGGATCCGCGTCCATCACGCCGCGTGTTGCGCAAGGAGGGGGGGCGTCCCATGGACGAAGCGCTTGCTGATGTGGTGGTTGCCGAACCGGAGCCTCGCGGTACCGACTCTGCTACTATTACTGTTGATTTTTTCAGAGAACCCGGAGTTGCGGAAAAATCTCATCGTGGATTTCTGGACATTGTTACTAAAGGCTTGGGCGCAAAACTAAACGGGGCTCGACGCAAGTCTTCACCTACTCTCGAAGTAGAACATAGCGAAGGCAGCATCGACGCTTAG